The window TCAGCCGATTCCTTGTCGAAGCGCTCCAGTAGAGCGGCCTTGTTCGCAGGAATGTACGGCTTCCAGTCTTCGCTCGGCTTCCACTCAAGTTTGTCCGTGGTCAGCGTGGAAATCGCCCACTCACAGGGAGTCTCTGCCACATGCCCCGCCAAACGTCCCAGCGTAAAGGACTTCGGATGCGGTTTCCAGCTGAAATCCGCATCTTCCGGAATAGCATCCAGCACTCTGCGGGTCAATGCCACTTCACGATCGAATTCGGCGATCAGTTCCTTTTGAATGTCCATAAGCAACCTCCAATCGTTGCGGAATAAGCATACGGGAAGTTGCGTGACAATACGAATAAAAAGCGAAACAAAGAGGAATTATTTGCGAACAAATCGCCGCCGGCTCAGGAACGCTTCGCCAGGAATCGCTCCATGAACTTCGTATCAAAATCCCCCGCGCGAAAGTCCGGATCGGCAAAGATCTCCTGGTGCAGCGGAATCGAAGTCTCGATCCCCTCCACCACAAACATCCCCAGCGCCCGTTCCATGCGCGCAATCGCCTCTTCGCGGTCCTTGCCATGCACAATCAGTTTGGCGATCAGCGAGTCGTAATACGGTGGCACAACCCCCTCCGCGTACTGCGCCGTATCCACACGCACTCCATTCCCGCCCGGCAGATTGAAGACCGTAATCTTCCCCGCCGAAGGAGTGAACTTGCGTGGATGCTCCGCGTTGATGCGGCACTCAATGGCATGGCCCCGAATCTCGACCTTCTTCGGCAGAATCTCATCCAGCCGTTCGCCGGAAGCAATGCGCAACTGCGCCTTCACCAGATCGATGCCCGTAATCGCCTCCGTTACCGGATGCTCCACCTGGATGCGCGTGTTCATCTCGATAAAATAGATCGACCCGTCCTCATCCATCAGGAACTCGATCGTCCCGGCATTCTGGTAGCCAATTTCAGTCAGGCAACGCTTCAGCGTGCTGCTCAGGTGCTCGCGGATCTTCGGCGTTACCTTCAGCGATGGCGCTTCCTCGATCAGCTTCTGATGCCGCCGCTGAATCGAGCACTCGCGCTCAAAAAGCACTTCGACATTGCCGTGCTCATCGGCCAGTATCTGAAACTCGATATGCCGCGGCCGTTCGATGAACTTCTCCATGTACAGCTCGCCGTTGCCGAAAGCGTTCGCAGCCTCAGTCGATGCAGCGTGATAAAGATTCGGCAACTCCTCGGCGCTTCGAACGATCCGCATGCCGCGTCCGCCGCCGCCAGCCTTGGCTTTCAGAATCACCGGATAGCCGACTTCTGCAGCCCACTTCAGCGCATCCTCGGCATCGGCAACCACCCCATCCGAACCCGGCAGAATCGGCACCTTGGCCTTCTTCATCGCCTGCCGCGCCTTTTCCTTCTCGCCCATCAAGCGAGTCACTTCCGGCGGAGGTCCGATGAACTTGATGTTCGACACCCGGCACACCTCGGCGAAATTCGCATTCTCGCTCAGCAGTCCATAGCCGGGATGAATCGCGTCCACGTTGGCGATCTCAGCCGCCGAAATCACTGCCGGCACATTGAGATAGCTGTCTCCCGGTCGTGGTGGCCCGATGCAGATGGCTTCATCTGCAAACCGCACATGCAGCGAATTGCGATCCGCCTCGCTGTACACGGCAACCGTGCGAATGCCCAGTTCCTTGCAGGCACTAATGACGCGCAGCGCAATTTCGCCGCGATTGGCAATCAGAACTTTCCTCAACATGGGCAAATTACGATACTCGAATGGCAAAGAGAGGTTGGCCGTACTCGACGGGCTGGCCGTTGGTGACAAGGCGCTTGACGATTTCGCCGCTGGCGTCGGCTTCAATCTCGTTCATCAGCTTCATCGCTTCCACGATGCAGACGACTTGGCCTTTTTCAATGCGGTCGCCGTTGGAAACGAAGGCCGACGAGCCGGGTGAAGGCGATTCGTAGAACGTGCCGACGATCGGCGATTTGATAATGTGCAGGCTCTCGGCCTCTACCGCAGGCGCTGAAGGCGCAGCACCAGCAGACGGAGCAGACGCGGGATCAACAGCCAGCGGCGCTACGGCCATCGCCGGCGCTGCCGCGCCCGGCTGGGACAATCCCATTAGCCTCGCCAAAGAAACCAGATCCAGACCCGATGCAGGAGCCGCAGGCGGCACAACCGCCGAAGCAAACTTCAATCTCACCTTGAAATCGCCCCGATCCAGATCAAATTCGGCGATCTCGTTCTCTTTCAAAAAAGCAATCAGTTCTTTTAACTCTTCCAAACCGTCTGGTTTCATACTTGGCTCTTGCTCTCCAACTCATTCCAACTCAAAAAGTGTTGTCATCCTGAGCGCAGCGAAGGATCGGCTTCCGTCTTTCCTGATCCTTGATTTCTGTCCCTGGCTTTAAAGCTCAATCAGCGCCTTCGGGGACTTCGTGAGCACATTCCCACCCGTCCTCGTCACCGCCACCATGTCTTCAATGCGAACGCCAAACTCTCCTGCAAAATAGGCCCCGGGCTCAATCGTAATCACCATGCCCGGCGCCAGCTTGTCTTTCTGCCCCGCGCCAATCCGCGGGCCCTCATGAATCTCCAGCCCAACGCCGTGCCCGGTCGAATGGCTGAACGCCTCGGCCATGTCGGCCACACGCAAGACCCCTCGCGCAGCCTCATCCACCTCGCCGCATTCCACTCCCGCAGACACAGCAGCCACGGCAGCTTCCTGCGCCGCAAGCACCGCTTCGTACACCTCGCGCTCACGAGCGGTCGGCTTGCCCAGGCAGACGGTACGCGTCATATCCGAGCAGTAACCCTTGAGGATAACACCGAAATCCAGGGTGAGTAACCCTCGCCGGGGCAGCCGAGCCTGGCTCGCGCGGCCATGCGGCAGCGCGGACCGCTCACCCGCGGCCACAATGCTCTCAAAGGACATCCCCTCAGCCCCGCGCAACCGCGCCTGATACTCAAGCTCTGCCGCAACCGCCGCTTCCGTCAACCCCGGCCGAATGAAACCAAGCAGATGCTCGAACAAGCTGTCGCCCAGCCTCGCCGCCTCAGCCATGATGCCCAACTCGTCCTCATCCTTCAGCCAGCGCAGCGGTTCGATGAGCGACTTCCCCGGCATCAACAGCTTCCGCCGCAGCTTCGCAGGCAGCGCCGTCTTGAACCGCTCTAATTCCGCCACCGAAGTATGAGCCGAATCAAACCCGACCGTCGCGCCCTGAGCCGCACCATCCCCCAACGCAACCTGCGCCGCCAGCCACTCGACCGCCGCCACAGCCGGAGCCGAAGGCACAATCTCCACCTTCGCAACCTGCACTTCCTCGGCAGCCTGCACGATGTAGCGTCCATCGGTAAACAATCGAACCGCCCGGCGAGTTACCGCCAGCGCCGCACTCGACCCCGTAAATCCACACAAATAGCGAACATCCGGCAGATGCGTTACCAGCAGCCCCTGCAACCCCGCCCCACTCATCCGCCGCCGCAACAACCCGATGCGTTTCGAATAATTCATCCGGTTAGGTATATCACGCCACAGGACTCGGCACCCAGAGCGCCTACGGCGCGCCGTCATCCCAGCCCAGGCCACCGGCCCGCCCTCAATAAGTTAAGAATCAATTCGGCTTGCCGATCACACAGACGTGATGTGGAAACCTGTCAGTTTTACTTAGGTATTGACCGTGGATAGGGACTCCAAACCTCCAGCCGTGTGATGTCGGTCATTTCGCCGCTGTTCAGGCCCATGTGGCCGTGCATATTTGCGGCGAACCTTCCAGTGCAGATGACATATTGGTCGTTGACGGCCTTGATTTGTCCTTGTGTCATTTCCTTCGGGACGTCAATCCAAAGCCCATTCTTTGTAAGACTGTAAAGGAAGTCATCGCTGTGCAAGTAAATAACGTTTCCTTCGAATTCCAAATGAAGAAAGCCTGTTATCCGCACCCTCTTGTTGTCAAAAGCCTGTGGATTTGCAATCAGCTGAATCAGGCTGACATCCTCGCCCCCAACATCGGGGCCGCCCTTAGGGTAATATCCGTCCATTTGAGCATGTGCGGAGCAATTGGGCGCGAGGAGGAGAATTCCCAACGCAAACATCCCAAGACGGTTCATAGGGCTACTCCAATTGAGTAGAGTTTGGGTAAATTGTATCGCCCGACGAACGGGAGCCACTGGTTCTGGTCGGATGGTCGCCTACCCGGAAGTCACTGTCAAGAAACTGGCAGAGGCATCAACTTGTCGCTTTTCCCGCTGGAAATAGCGACAAGCTTAATACGCCGCCTTAACCGGCTTCTTCTGCTTCGCCCCCACCGCCGGCTCCGGCACAGCTGTAGCCATATCCGACTGGCGATCCATCCACTCATCCAGCCGCGAACGCTTAAATCGCCACCGGTTTCCCAGCTTGAAAGCGGGCACAAAGGCCTCCGAGGCATACTTATACAGCGTATCCGGCGAAATTCCCAGGTAATCCGAAGCCTGGCGAATGTCCATGACCTCGCGAATCTCCGGAACCAGCAGGTTGGACTTGACAGCATTGCGCATGAGGGAGTCTCCGAATAAAGTTCGTTGCGATCCGTGAAAGTCGGGGGACCGATGAGCCGTTATCCCTGTGTATAACGCGAATTCAACCCGAAATTCAAGGCTGACGCAAGGCTATTCCTGTAATTCTCCATGAAACCTCGGTCCTAGTCCGCTTTTATGGTTCGCCCAATTCTCCTTCTCAATCCCCCCAATCCCATCCTGTTGGGCATCAGACTTTCCCCGATACATTCCCTTGTACCGTTGCGGCAAATGGTGCGAATCTCCCTGAAAACGTCCGCCATGCACTCCGAATTTGATCCAGCCCAATTACAACTTCCGCCTAAAGGCAGTGTTCTATTTCGCAGTAGTTGGCGGTGAGCATCCATCCGCCTATGATTCCGGCAGGAGATTCATCTCCACATCCTCTCGTCCAGTCCGCTAGGAGGAATCACCGTGCAAAGGGCCTCAAACCAGTCCGCCTCAATGATTCGCTCCGTCACGGCAGCTCTCCTTTGCGCATTACTCCCCGGCCAATTCGGACAATTTGCCTGTGCTCAAATCGGCACTCAAGTTGGCTCGGCCCTCGGGGCACGTCTGGGAACACAAACCGGCAAGAAGCCCGCTCCCGTCGCAACAATCGAGTCCTCGCCCGATGCGGCAAAGCCCACCACCGATCCACGCATCCTGCACCTTCTCAGCCGCTTCACCTTCGGCCCCACAACAGAAGAGATCGCCTACATCCATGCCCTTGACGGCAAGCACGACGGGAAACATGATGTGGATCAATGGTTTGAACAGCAACTCCACCCCGACCGCATCCCCATCTCCACCGGTGACCGCTTTCTCGCTGACCGTCTCTCCGAATTCCCCGCGCTGCTACTGCCCGTCGACGAACTCCTCGCCCGTTTTCCCAGCGGCGCCATGATCCGCCAGTCCGCCAACGGCAAACTGCCCATCCCCGACGACCCCTATCTTTACGCCATTTATCGCCGCCACATCGGCATGTTCGAAGAAAAACAAGCCCAAAAGGAACAATCCAAAGCCACGCCGGAATCCCCAAAACCCGCCCCGGCGAAGCAGGAACTGGCAGGCAAAATGAACATAACGGCCCCGCCAGCGGTCGAAACCAATCCCGCCGCAACCACCGAGCCAGCCAAGCCCACCCCAACCAAGCCTGAAACGGCCAGTGCAGCACGTCCCGCCTACGCCGACCTGCTGGTGAAGAACGTTCTCGCCCTGCCTCCGGCAAAACGAGTACAGCGCATTCTCTACATGCAGCCCGCCGAATACGAACAGTTCCACTCCGCCCTCAAAGGCCCGCAAAAATCCCAGCTAATCGCAGACCTGAATCCCGTAGAGCGCGAACTACTCTCCGACTTCGATAACCCGACCCGCACCATCGTCGAAGAACTCCAGGCCCAGCGCCTGTTACGCGATATCTACAGCTCTCACCAGTTAGAAGAAGTAATGACCACCTTCTGGCTCAACCACTTCAACGTCTATCTCCATAAGAACGAAGAAACGCCCTACTATCTCGTAAATTACGAACGCGATGTTATCGCTCCGCGCGCCCTCGGTAACTTCGAAGACCTGCTCGTCGCCGTCGCCAAGAGCCCGGCCATGCTTCTCTATCTCGATAACTCCAGCAGCACCGGCCCCGACTCGGTCGTCTCCGAAAAGCAAAAGGAACGCGCCGCGCTCGGCAAAGCAACCAAAGCCACCCCTCCGGGCTTAAACGAAAACTACGCCCGCGAACTGATGGAGCTGCACACCCTCGGCGTCAACGGCGGCTACACTCAAGCCGATGTAACCGAAGTGGCCAAAGTCTTCACCGGCTGGACCGTCGACCGCCCGCAACTCGGCGGCGGCTTCAAATTCGACGAAACCCGCCACGAACCGGGCAAGAAGCTCGTCCTCGGCCATGTCATCAAAGAGAGCGGCCAAAAGGAAGGCCTGCACCTGCTGCACCTCCTCGCCACGAACCCTGCAACCGCGCACTTCATTTCGCAGAAGCTGGCCGTCGCCTTCGTCAGCGACAACCCGCCGCCCGCGCTCGTCAACCGCATGGCCCAGACCTTCCTCGCCAAGAATGGCGAAATTGCAGCAGTCCTCCGCACCATGGTTCACTCGCCGGAGTTCTGGACTCCTGAGGCCTATCAGGCCAAGGTCAAAACGCCTCTCGAATACGTCGTCTCAGCCGCCCGCGCCAGCGGCGCCAACATCACCAATGCCCAGCCCCTCGTGAATGCGCTCAACCAGATGGGAATGCCTCTGTACGCCTGCGTCCCACCCACTGGCTATTCAGACAAAGCCGACACCTGGGTCTCGACCGGCGAACTGGTCACCCGCATGAACTTCGCGCTCTCGCTCGCCACCAACCACTTCGGCGGCGTCCGGCCACAATGGGCCCCAGCCTCACTGTTGACGGGGTCTCCAACCGAAGCTGAGCAAAACCTGGAAGCCCAACTCATCCCAGCAGGAGTCAGCGAAAAAACCCGCGCCGCAGTCCTTAATC is drawn from Acidicapsa acidisoli and contains these coding sequences:
- a CDS encoding DinB family protein, giving the protein MDIQKELIAEFDREVALTRRVLDAIPEDADFSWKPHPKSFTLGRLAGHVAETPCEWAISTLTTDKLEWKPSEDWKPYIPANKAALLERFDKESAEAKAALGGFDPAKWDDNWKMVAGDQTWIDDTRYNVFRNWVLNHTVHHRAQLGVDLRLLGAKVPGVYGPSADEM
- the accC gene encoding acetyl-CoA carboxylase biotin carboxylase subunit, translating into MLRKVLIANRGEIALRVISACKELGIRTVAVYSEADRNSLHVRFADEAICIGPPRPGDSYLNVPAVISAAEIANVDAIHPGYGLLSENANFAEVCRVSNIKFIGPPPEVTRLMGEKEKARQAMKKAKVPILPGSDGVVADAEDALKWAAEVGYPVILKAKAGGGGRGMRIVRSAEELPNLYHAASTEAANAFGNGELYMEKFIERPRHIEFQILADEHGNVEVLFERECSIQRRHQKLIEEAPSLKVTPKIREHLSSTLKRCLTEIGYQNAGTIEFLMDEDGSIYFIEMNTRIQVEHPVTEAITGIDLVKAQLRIASGERLDEILPKKVEIRGHAIECRINAEHPRKFTPSAGKITVFNLPGGNGVRVDTAQYAEGVVPPYYDSLIAKLIVHGKDREEAIARMERALGMFVVEGIETSIPLHQEIFADPDFRAGDFDTKFMERFLAKRS
- the accB gene encoding acetyl-CoA carboxylase biotin carboxyl carrier protein, whose amino-acid sequence is MKPDGLEELKELIAFLKENEIAEFDLDRGDFKVRLKFASAVVPPAAPASGLDLVSLARLMGLSQPGAAAPAMAVAPLAVDPASAPSAGAAPSAPAVEAESLHIIKSPIVGTFYESPSPGSSAFVSNGDRIEKGQVVCIVEAMKLMNEIEADASGEIVKRLVTNGQPVEYGQPLFAIRVS
- a CDS encoding M24 family metallopeptidase; this encodes MNYSKRIGLLRRRMSGAGLQGLLVTHLPDVRYLCGFTGSSAALAVTRRAVRLFTDGRYIVQAAEEVQVAKVEIVPSAPAVAAVEWLAAQVALGDGAAQGATVGFDSAHTSVAELERFKTALPAKLRRKLLMPGKSLIEPLRWLKDEDELGIMAEAARLGDSLFEHLLGFIRPGLTEAAVAAELEYQARLRGAEGMSFESIVAAGERSALPHGRASQARLPRRGLLTLDFGVILKGYCSDMTRTVCLGKPTAREREVYEAVLAAQEAAVAAVSAGVECGEVDEAARGVLRVADMAEAFSHSTGHGVGLEIHEGPRIGAGQKDKLAPGMVITIEPGAYFAGEFGVRIEDMVAVTRTGGNVLTKSPKALIEL
- a CDS encoding helix-turn-helix domain-containing protein; its protein translation is MRNAVKSNLLVPEIREVMDIRQASDYLGISPDTLYKYASEAFVPAFKLGNRWRFKRSRLDEWMDRQSDMATAVPEPAVGAKQKKPVKAAY
- a CDS encoding DUF1800 domain-containing protein, translated to MQRASNQSASMIRSVTAALLCALLPGQFGQFACAQIGTQVGSALGARLGTQTGKKPAPVATIESSPDAAKPTTDPRILHLLSRFTFGPTTEEIAYIHALDGKHDGKHDVDQWFEQQLHPDRIPISTGDRFLADRLSEFPALLLPVDELLARFPSGAMIRQSANGKLPIPDDPYLYAIYRRHIGMFEEKQAQKEQSKATPESPKPAPAKQELAGKMNITAPPAVETNPAATTEPAKPTPTKPETASAARPAYADLLVKNVLALPPAKRVQRILYMQPAEYEQFHSALKGPQKSQLIADLNPVERELLSDFDNPTRTIVEELQAQRLLRDIYSSHQLEEVMTTFWLNHFNVYLHKNEETPYYLVNYERDVIAPRALGNFEDLLVAVAKSPAMLLYLDNSSSTGPDSVVSEKQKERAALGKATKATPPGLNENYARELMELHTLGVNGGYTQADVTEVAKVFTGWTVDRPQLGGGFKFDETRHEPGKKLVLGHVIKESGQKEGLHLLHLLATNPATAHFISQKLAVAFVSDNPPPALVNRMAQTFLAKNGEIAAVLRTMVHSPEFWTPEAYQAKVKTPLEYVVSAARASGANITNAQPLVNALNQMGMPLYACVPPTGYSDKADTWVSTGELVTRMNFALSLATNHFGGVRPQWAPASLLTGSPTEAEQNLEAQLIPAGVSEKTRAAVLNQNQSAASAQVFPQPVTDQSLSGKPPTPAGLANAIQQQNGQIAGLLLGSPEFQRR